The DNA window CTGGCGGCATCGGGATGAAGGTCTCTCCCACCTGGTCCCCAGACGGCACGAGAATCGCGTATGTCTCTGACCAGTCCGGCTCACCGCAGATCTATGTCATGAATCTGGCTACCCGATCCTCCAAACGCATCACGCACTCGGGTGACTACAACACCGACCCCCAGTGGTCGCCCAAGGGAGACCGCATTGCATACGTCAGCAGGATCGGCGGGCGGTTCCAGATCATGACCATCTCTCCCGACGGAGGCGCGTTGACCCAGCTCACCTCCTCAGGTAGCAACGAAAACCCGGTATGGTCCCCTGACGGCCGTCTCATCCTCTTCACCTCGAACCGGTTTGGACCCAAGTCTCTCTTTGTCATGCTTGCAAACGGGGATGCCCAACGTATACTCATGAGGCACAATGGCCCCGTGAGCACCCCATCGTGGGGGCCCAACCGGTCTCAGGCACAATGAACCAGCGGGAGGAACGCAATGCACATAAACATTCGACACATATCAGTCGGAAACCCCATGTCTGCGCGATCTGTCCTTCTCTCTGCCACTGCCGTCATCTCTGCGGCCTTGATTCCTGGATGCGCCCCGGTCGAACAGATCGATCTCCTTGAAAGGCGGGTCAACAGCCTCGCCCTCGAGCAGGCGACCCTCAGGCAGGAGGTGCTCGGCAAAAAGACGGAGGAGGGTGCGGTACAGTCCAATGTGGCAAGCATTGGAAACAGGATCGACGTCCTTCAGTCTGAGATCCTCCGTATCAACGGGCAACTCGAACAGCTCGCCTACGCCAAGGAACAGGACCGAGCACGCATAGAGGCGCTCGAACAGAAAATCTCCGGTGGACAGGCCCCTCCTCCCCCACCTGGCGAAACCGGACCGGTAACCGGCACAGTTCCCGGCGCACCACCTCATGCCGCGGCCCCACCGCCCGCCGCTGCCGCTCCTCCCGCCGAGCCCAACTATTACGAGCAGGGGGTCGCCTTTTTCAAGCAGGGCCAGCACAAGGACTCCATCAAGAGTTTTCAGGCCTATCTCGAAAAGAACCCCAAGGGTGATCTGGCGGACAACGCCTATTTCTGGATGGGGGAAAACGAGTTCAAACTCGAACGATACGAAGAGGCGATCCTCGATTACCAGAAACTCCTGGATGGATTCCCCAACAGCAACAAGGCCCCTGACGCCATGTACAAGCAGGGGCTCGCCTTCATGAAGCTGGGTGACCATGTTGGGGCGCGGATCGTTTTCCAGAAGCTCGTGAAAAAGTACCCGTCGAGTTCTCAGGCCGCCCAGGCAAAGGAACAGCTTGCGAAGCTGAAATGAGGTATTGGGCCTTCTGACACCTCACATGCCGACCTGGCAAATTTGATGAAGGCGATCGGGCAAAACCGCGGTCGTAGCAACGCCTCATGAAACCGGGGTACGGGCTACGGTCAGGACATGGACCTCCTTAACTCCGCCTTTCTTGAGGACCCTCGCGCACTCGGAGACGGTTGCGCCTGTCGTGTAGACGTCGTCCAATAAGGTCACCCGCCTTATCCCATAGGGAATGGGGCGGACGAGGGCGAACGCCCCCCGCACGTTTCCAGCCCTCTCGACGGCGTCGAGCCCGGTCTGGGGCCGGGTGTCGCGAACCTTGGCGACAAGATCCACGCATACCATGTCGGCGGAGAAGATCCCCCGGGCGATCCTGAGAGACTGATTGAACCCGCGGGAACGAAGCCTGCGCGGATGCAGGGGGACCGGCACGACTAGGCCTGAAACACGCTCATCACGCGCATCAAGATCTTCCTTGACAAGGGAACAGATCGCCCGCAAGGCATGTCCACAACCGGCATACTTGACCCGGTGAACGAGTTCCCGGACCGGTCCAGCAAAGAGGAAAAGGGACCGTGCCCTGTCATAATGGGGAGGTGACGAAAGGCACCTGCCGCAGACGTGATCCGTACCAAAAGGTCCGTCAAAGGGTTGTCCACAGCGAAGACAGATGGGAGAGACGATCCTCTCGACCGATTCTCTGCAGGCTGGGCAAAGTCTTCCCACCCTGGAATCCGCTATGGGTTTACCGCACGCAGCACACGTAGGTGGAAAGAGGCAATCAAGAAGATGGGCGAAGGCAGGGGAGAGGAGTCCCCTCAGCCCGTACCCTACATGGCGGCGGTAATGGCCGCTGCGAACTCCGAGCACCTCACCTCTGTCGCCCCGTCGATCTGACGGGCAAGGTCATAGGTCACGGTCTTTCTGAGGATGGCGGCCTCGATGGCCCTGCGGACAAGATCTGCGGCCTCCCTCCAGCCGAGGTAGTCAAGCATCATGGCCCCGGAAAGGATGAGGGAGCCGGGGTTGACCTTGTCGAGCCCGGCGTACTTGGGGGCTGTCCCGTGGGTCGCCTCGAAGATGGCATAGCCGTCTCCGATGTTGGCGCCTGGCGCCATTCCAAGCCCTCCCACCTGGGCGGCCAGGGCGTCCGACATGTAGTCCCCGTTCAAGTTGGGCATGGCAAGGACGCTGTACTCCCGGGGCCGCAGGAGGATCTGCTGGAACATGGCATCCGCGATCCTATCCTTGATGACGACCTTTCCCTCCGGGACCTTTCCGCCGTAAGAGTTCCAAAGGTCTTCTTCCGAGACTGCAACGTCTGCAAACTCCCGAGCGGCGAGTTCATAGCCCCAGGCCCGAAACGCACCTTCGGTGTACTTCATGATGTTGCCCTTGTGGACAAGGGTGACACTCGGCCGCCCCGTATCCAATGCGTATCGGATGGCCTTTCTAACAAGGCGTTCGGTCCCGAAACGGCTGATGGGTTTGATCCCGATCCCTGAGTCAGGACGGATCCGGCAGCCCATCTCCTTCTCGAAAAAGGCAATGACCTTTCTCGCATCTTCGCTTTCCGCCTCCCACTCGATGCCGGCATAGACGTCCTCGGTGTTCTCCCGAAAGATCACCATGTCCACGGCCTCCGGGTGCTTGACCGGGGATGGGACACCACGAAAGTGACGGACCGGACGCACACAGGCATAGAGATCGAGCTCCTGGCGAAGGGTCACGTTGAGACTCCTGATTCCGCCGCCGACCGGGGTGGCAAGGGGCCCCTTGATGGCAACGACGTGCTCCCGAATGCTTGCAAGGGTCTCCTCGGGGAGCCACGACCCCGTCTCCTTGTAGGCCTTCTCACCGGCAAGGACCTCGACCCACGAGATCTTTTTTCCGCCGCCGTAGGCCTTTTCCACGGCCCAATCGAGGACCAGTTTCGTGGCCTTCCAGATATCAGGCCCGATCCCGTCTCCCTCGATAAAGGGAACGATCGGGCAGTCAGGGACGTGGATCGATCCGCCTTCGCCTATGGTAATCTTGCCTGGTTTCATCCTGTTTCCTCCTTCTCAACCTAATCGCGGATCAAGGCACTTCGGGGGATCGTAATCGTGAGCGGTGCCGTGATGGTCCTGCACCAGAACGGTGAACCCGCTCCGGGGCAGGACTGGCCCCACGAACAAGAACGATTCAGATCCCCTCGGCAGCCCTGTAGTACGTCTTGCCTTCGAAATCCTCCTCGCGGACACGCCCTTGGGCAAGAAGCCCTGTGATCACCCTCGAGACGGCATCTTCGCCGCAGCCGAAAAGGTCAGCAATCTCGTCCTGCCGCATGGGCCTTCGCAAAAGCATGTCGAGGATCTCCCGCTCGAGAAGGGGGTGAAACCCTTCTGCAAGACCCTTTTTGCTATCGACCACGATCTCGATCGGGACACCGAGACCCTGCTGGAGAAATGCCCTCGCCTCCTCGAGCTCATGCCCGATGAGAGGACGGGCCCAGGAAACTGCCGGAGGCCTTGCCACTGTGTTGAGCTGAACCGCATCGGGGCGAATACGGGCATAGGCATGGCGCAGGGCGGTCAGATCTTCTTCCGTGTCGTTCACTCCCTTCACGAGCAGGGTCTCGAGCCATATCCTGCCTGCAAATTCCTTTCTCAAGGACTCGAGTCCGGAAACGATCCCCTCAAAATCTACACATAAAGCAGGGCGATCCACCCTTCTAAAACTCCTTGCCAAGGCCGCATCAAGAGAGGGAAGCACGATGTCGGCCGGCGCCACGTCCCGGCGGACGGCCGGATCGACAAACAGGGTGCCGTTCGTAAGCACAGTCAGGGGCCGGTCCGTCAACGCCCTTGCACACGCGAGGATCTTTCCAAGGGAGGCATGGAGGGTCGGCTCTCCAGAGGCAGTGATGGTGAGGGCATCGAATTCCACTCCACCCGCAATTACTTCATTGATTTCACGGCATATTTCTAAAACAGGGGTATATTCAGCACGCACGCAGGCATAGGTTTTCGTCGGCCCCAATTCACAGTATATACAGTTGAGGTTGCAGGTCTTGCGCGGAAGGATGTCCACCCCAAGTGAGCGGCCAAGTCTTCTTGATGGCACGGGACCAAAACAGAACTGCATTGTCTCAGGCGGAGTCCATGGCGGAGAGCGCGAAATTTACGAAAAAAGACCTCTTGTTCATCGGAACGAATGTCTTGATTACCATCCTCTTCACCCTGCGGCAAGGCCCTATGGAGACAGTGATCTGGGATATGGCCAAGCGACTTTGGGCATACGGGATTTACAGCCTCGCCACTGTTCTCATCATCGTAGGACTTACGAAAAAGATGTTCAAATACGAACCCAACAGGGTCCGGATCGCCAGATGGGCCGCTATGCTCGCGGCCTTTGCAGCCGTCTCCCAGTTCATCCACGAGGCCGTGACAACAATCATCAAGGGGGCATCTCCGTGAGGGCAACATCACCCGCCTCTCCGCACGCCACAGCCCGCATCATCTCCTGGGCGGTCATCCTTCTTCTTTTCCTCATCGTGCTGCTCGCGTGGGGTCTTGCCGCCGTATCCCTGCCCCATACCTCAGGGCCAGGGGGACTCCAGACGCCATTCATCCTCCTTTCGGTCATCGTCGGGGGCCTCGCCCTCTTCTCCGGCATCCTCATCTGGCGCATCCAGGCCGTCTCCTCTTCGTATTCACGGGCCGTCGCCCTTTTCAGGGAGAGCCGCGAACGTTATCGGTTTCTTGCCGAAGCCCCCCTACCATCGGCATCATCCGTTTCACCATCCACGGAACACGTTTTGCCGACGTCAGTGGACATCGACAAGGCATCCTCCGGCATTTCCCAGGCCCATTGAAGGATCCATCTCCATGAAGATTCTGAAAGACCTTTGGTGGCTTTTTCTCGGCTACGCCATATTCCTCGGGATTTATGAGTCCGCGCTCACCCTGGACCGGTGGATGGGGCCAAAGGAACCCGGCTCAAAAGTGACGATCACCATCTCTATCCCGCGGGGAACGGGGCTTGTGGAAATCGCCCGACTTCTCGAGGAAGAAGGGGCCATTGCTTCACGCCACGCACTGGTCCTTCTCGCCCTTTGGGAAGGAAAAGCGGGGAAGATTCAGGCGGGGGAGTACCTTTTTTCACCTGCCCAAAGCGTTTCCCAGATCCTTGATGATCTCGTGGCCGGAAACGTCCTCAAACACATGGTAACGATCCCTGAAGGGTTCACCATGTTCGACATCGCCCGGCTCATAGAGGAGGCTGGACTGGTCTCCCAGGAGTCGTTTCTGTTTGCAGCCCGGGACCGTCGGCTTCTCAATGACCTCCATATCCCCGCTGAAAGCGCTGAGGGATTTCTCTTTCCGGACACGTATGCATTCACCAGGGATGTCACCGCAGAGTCCATGATCAGGACCATGGTCGGCCGATTTTGGGAAGTCTGGCAGGAGGATTTTGCACGTCTTGCCGAGGAACGCGACATCAGCGCACATGAGACCGTCACCCTCGCTTCCATCGTGGAAAAGGAGGCGGCAGTTGCCGAAGAAAGACCGCTCATCGCAAGCGTCTTCTGGAACCGGCTCCAAAAATCCATGCCTCTCCAGGCGGACCCGACCGTATCCTACGGCATCCTGGAAGAGGAAAGCGCCGCCCCGAAACGCGTCACTGCTTCACTCCTTCGGCACCATAGCCCATACAACACCTATCTCGTAAAGGGCCTTCCCCAAGGCCCCATCTCCAACCCCGGACGAGATTCCCTGCGCGCCGTCCTGCAGCCCGCACAGACCTCCTATCTCTTTTTCGTCTCCAAGGGAAACGGAAGGCACCATTTTTCCTCCACACTTAAGGAACACAACCAGGCGGTCTGGAGGTATCTCAAAAAACCGATGGATGAGACGAAATCCAAATCCGATACGTCTCAGGAAGACAAGGGCGTCGATTCCTTCTCCTTTGGAGAAAAAACCGATTCAGAGGCTGCGAAGTGATCTCCCCGGCTTAAAAGTGATACGTTTCCGTTTCCTGCACGGGAAAACGGCCCCAGACTTGGGGTTTCTAAAGACATCGGGACCGGACTCATGGACCTGAAAACTCCCGATTCCACGGATTTCCACCCGGTCTCCTGCAGAAAGTGCGCCCATGATGGCGTCAAAGACGATTTCGACCACGAGTCCCATATCGCCTCGGCTGATGTCTGTAAAATCCTTGCTCAAACGATCTACGAGGTCCTTCTTTCGAAGGACCGTCCTGTCAGGGGACATATTCGTAGGAAAAAACTGTGGAAATCGGCGGGGCAGAGGCTACACCACCGGTAAGGACACCGGATAAAAGGGCAGAGACCTCCTCCCTGAGCATCTTCCGCAAGAGACGGAGACGATCTTCTTGCGGATAAACGACCTCCGGACGGCCGGTGAGCTTGGCGTATTCCGCACCCCTCTCGACGGCGCGCTCGAAACCTCCCAGTTCGTCCACAAGGCCCAGGTCAAGGGCCTGACTTCCGGAGAAGATCCGTCCGTCCGCCAGACGCTCCACGTCTTCCAGGGGGAGCCCTCGGCTTTCAGATACGGCAGAAATGAACTGGGTGTGGATGTCTTCCATGACCCCGGCAAGCACTTGGCGTTCCTGCTCTGTGATATCCCTTGTTATGGGAGAGAGGTCCTTCAGGTCTCCGCTTTTTATGACCGTTGTGCTGATGCCGATCTTGTCGAGAAGAGGGCCGATATTGGGAAGCTTCATGATTACGCCGATGCTCCCGGTGACGGTCCCAGGATTGGCGACGATGTGTCGGGCGCCAAGAGCGGCGTAGTATCCGCCGGACGCCGCCATGGAGGCAAGGGACGCAACCACGGGCTTTTCCGCATCCACGGCCCGTATCTCTTCGTACAGCTCCTGGGATGCGCCCACAGCCCCGCCAGGGCTGTCGATCCGGACTATCACGGCCTTGATGTCCGAGGCATCCCGGAAATCGCGCAGCATCTCGAGATAAGGCTCTACATCGGCGATCATGCCCGTGATCTCCACGACCCCGATGCCTTGTCCGGAGGGCACAGGCCTCTCACCCACCGACCGCACGATCCATATGAAAAGGAGGGTGATAAAGAGAAATCCGAGGATCGTAAGGCCCCCGATAGTGGCCAGGACCGTCGTTAGGAGGCTCCGAGGCCGCTGCCTATCGTTTACATCCAAATCCGTCACGTTTTCCCTTCTCCTTCAGGCCTCTTTCACCTCGGCCCAAGTCCGTTCAGGAACGGCTGTTTCCGCGATGGACGAGTTCCTCCTGCAAAAGGCTGCCAATAGTCGCCCCTCCCTTGTTGCCTCGGGCCGATGAATACTCTGCGAACATTGCGCGTTCCTCGTCCTCGCCTATCCTCTTGATGGAAAGCCCGATGCGCCGCTCAAGGGGGGCTACATGGATCACCTTTGCCGTCACCTCCGCCCCGGTCTCATACATGCCGACAGGGGTTTTCACCTTGCCTGGCCCGATTTCGGAGACATGGATCAGCCCTTCGACACCATCCTCGATCTCGACAAAGACCCCGAAGTCGGTCACGTTCGTGACCTTTCCTGTCACAAGGGAACCAATAGGGTATCTGTCCGTAACCGACTGCCAGGGATCCGGGGTAAGCTGTTTCACGCCCAGGGAAAATCTCTCTTTTTCGGCGTCGATATGGAGCACGACTGCCTGAATGACGTCCCCCTTCTTGTAGAGATCTCCCGGATGCTTGATGCGCTTGCTCCATGAAAGATCCGAGATGTGAACGAGTCCGTCTATGCCCTCCTCGATCCCGATAAAGATACCAAAATCCGTAACGTTCTTGACCGTGCCCTCGATGACAGTCCCGACTGGATAGCGTTCGTGGAGAAGTTCCCACGGATTGGGCTCGATCTGCTTTAGACCAAGGGAGATCCTTCGGGAGGCGGGGTCCACTTTGAGGACTACGGCCTGCACGTGATCCCCAGGCTTGAGGAGCTGGGAAGGATGCCTGATCCTTTTCGTCCAGGACATCTCGGAGATGTGGACGAGACCCTCCACCCCCTCCTCTAATTCGATGAATGCACCATAGTCGGTCAGGCTCACCACCTTCCCCTCCACACGGGAGGCGACTGGATATTTTTCCTCGACTCGGAGCCAGGGGTCCTCAGTGAGCTGCTTTACCCCCAGGGAGACCTTTTCCGTGACAGGGTCGAATTGGAGGACCTTGACCTTCACAGAGTCGCCGACATGGAAACGCTTGGAAGGATGCTCAGTCCGCCCCCACGAGATATCAGTTACGTGGAGAAGACCATCAATTCCGCCAAGATCGACGAATACCCCGTAATCAGTGATGTTCTTGACGATGCCGTCTCTGACCTGGTCGACGGAAAGGGTCGAAAGGGTCTTCTCCTTTTGCTTCTCCCTCTCCCGCTCGATCAAGGAACGGCGCGAAACGACCACATTTTCCCGCCTGCGGTTACACTTGATGACAAGGCACTCCATAGCCTGACCAATAACGGAATCAGGATCGGCTACAGGGCGTAAATCCACCTGGGAAAGGGGAAGAAAGGCCTTCACCCCTGTGGCCGCATCCCCGATGATGAAGGAATACCCTCCCTTGACCCGGGCAACGGGCCTTCCCGAAACAGGTATCTGGTTTTCGTATGCAGCGATGATCTGCTCCCAGGCCCGGTTCCTCACCAACTTAGAATAGGAGAAAATCCGGATGCCCTCCGAAGGCCTCCATCTGTCGATGAGGAGTTCAATGCTCTGACCGGGTGCCACGGTCAAGGTACCGTCTTCGGCGAGAAACTCCGAGATCGGGATCTGCGCCTCGGTCTTGTAACCGACGTCCACCATGACTGTGTCCCGGTCGTACCGAACGACCTTGCCCTGTATGACTTCCCCTTCCTGAAAATCCTGGAAACTCTCCTCGAAAAGGGTTTCAAACTGGCTCATGTCCCCCGATTCCTCTGATGATGCTGATGGGGGGGCGTTTTGTTCGGCCTCCTTGCCGGAGGCCGGTTCTTGGGTATGCTCCTGGGTTACCTGATCCACTTTGTCCATTGACCAAACTCTCCCTGTAAGTAAAGTATTTTTTTATACCAAGTGGGGGAATAAACTTCAACGTCGCCCTCAAAAATGCCACGGAATGGCCACAAGGCATGACAAACAGTCACAAACCATGGGCAATCTGTCTTGTGAGCGGCGGCCTCGACAGTTGTGTCGCCGCCGCCATTGCTGATGAGACCTGCCGCCTCGCCTTTCTGCACGTAAACTATGGACAAAGGACAGAAAAACGGGAACTCGAAGCCTTTCGCGCCATAGCCGATCACTACCGCGTCCAGGAACGCCTCGAGACATCCATCTCATATCTCCGTGAGATCGGCGGATCGGCCCTGACTGACTGGCGCATCGCTGTTCCCCCGGGAAATCCCGCCAGAGAAGGGATACCGGCCACCTATGTCCCCTTCCGAAACACCCACCTCATCGCCATCGCCGTATCCTGGGCCGAGGTCTTAGGGGCGCGCTTCATCTATATCGGAGCGACCGAGATGGACAGCTCCGGATACCCGGATTGCCGCGCTGCCTATTTCCAGGCATACAACCGGCTCATCGAGGAGGGGACAAAGCCGGGTACATCCATCCGGATCGTGACCCCGCTTTTACACCTCGACAAGGCCGGGGTCGTGCGCGAAGGCATCAAAAGGGCGGCCCCCCTTCACCTCACGTGGTCGTGTTATGCCCAAGAGGATAAGGCCTGTGGTCGCTGCGACTCCTGTCTCCTCAGACTCAAGGGCTTTCGGGAGGCCGGCGTCAAAGACCCTGTCCCCTACAGTACAAAAACATGAGCCCTCACCAAAAACCAAACACCAACCCCTTAAAAGACCTCTCCACAGAGGGCACAGAGAACACAGAGAAAACCTATTTCATTAGCATGAAAAAGATATTTTCCTGCCGGTGCTGCGGGCACTGCTGTCACGGAGCAAGCACGGTCTCACTCACGCAGCGCGAGATCGAACGGATCGCAGCCTATCTCTCCCTGACCGTTGAGACGATGCGTTCCCGATACCTCGTCCAAAAGGGGACCCGCACTGAGATGAAGGTCGTAGATGGGCATTGCATATTCTTCGGGGAAGACGGGCTCTGCGCCATCCATCCCGTCAAACCCTTTCCGTGCAGGCAGTGGCCTCTGCACCCGAGCATCCTTGATGACCGGCAGGCGTGGGAAGCGATCCGGACGGACTGCCCGGGGTTCGAGCGGAACGCCACGTACGAGGATGCATGTAAACTGGTGAGGAACACACGCCATGGATCTTGAAACACTCAAGACGAAGGTCTTTGTGAGCTGCCCCTATTCATTGCTCGTCACCACGTATCTGGACCGTATCAGGACCGAACGCCTCCAACCCGAAATCAGCCTGAATGATGGGTCCCTCGACTCCTACACACTGCGAAGTTTTGCCGAAACGGCCCGGATCCTTGCCGAAGAAGGGCTTTCCTGTACGTTTCACGCCCCATTCCTGGATCTTTCCCTCGGGGCGATCGATCCAAAGGTCAGGCGGGTCACACAAGACCGGCTTGAATACACCCTGGAGATCGCCAGGATCTTCGGAGCGCGAAGCGTCGTCTGTCACACCGGGTTCGACCATCGGCACTACGGACCCTACACAAAGGCCTGGATAAAAAACGCGGTCCTGACCCTCCTCCCACTTACGGACCAGGCATCGTCTGCGGATATCCCGATCATGCTCGAAAACGTCTTCGAACTGGATCCTTCGATCCATGCAGAGATCTTTACGCACATTCCGTCTCCGCACTTGGGATTCTGCCTGGACCTGGGGCACCAGACGGTCTTTTCCCGATCTGATCTTGCCACATGGATGAATGCATGCGGCAGGCGTCTCGGTCATGTCCATCTCCACGACAACCGGGGAGAATGGGACGAACACCTTACCATGGGATCAGGGATCCTCGATTTCGACGCCCTCTTCTCTCGGCTCAAAGAGGATGGCCTCTACCCCATCCTCACCATCGAGGCCCACCGCTCGGAGGACATACTGCCGTCACTTGCCGCCCTTTCCAGCCTCCTCGATCGTTATCCCATCGGGCCGTGACCCTTATGGGACGCGGAGTCAGGGGGCTATTTGCCCTGTCTGCCCTGTCTACCGAAAGACTGGCTCACGATACAAATGCCCCGGCCGCCGGATTATCGCAAAAAACTTGCACCCGCAACGACTACAGGTTAAATATTTCCTTTCTTATCGGTCAACGAAACGAGGAGAATGAACCATGGCCAAGACATGTGAAATATGCGGGAAAGGTCCTGTGACAGGTTGCAACGTGAGCCATGCCAACAACCACACAAAGAGACGATGGATCCCCAATCTTCAGCGGGTCAAGGCAGTGGTGGACGGTAAAACCTGTCACATCCGTGTCTGCACCCGCTGCCTCCGCTCTGGAACGGTCGTAAAGAAGGTCTCCTGAAAACCGAGTCGGCAGATCTGCCTTTTGAGCGGGTTCGGTGTTACGAGGCGAAGACCCGCCCCACCTGCCTAACCCCTTCCACACGCCGGATATTAGAAAAGACCCGGTTCAGGTGGGTGGAGTCGTTCACCTCGATCACGAAGTGGAAAATGGCCACGCCCTCGGGCTTGGTGGTGACATGAGCCTTAATTATATTCGACTCCCCCGCACTGATGGCGTTGGAAACCGCAGCAAGCATCCCCTTTTTGTCCTCGGCCCATACCCGAATCCTGACCGGATAGCCTCGTGGCTGGACCGGGGCCCAGCTCACGTCGACCTGACGATCGGAATCGAGATTCTTCACGTTCGGACACTGTTCACTGTGAACGGTCACCCCTTTTCCGCGCGTAATGTAACCGATGACGTATTCTCCGGGTATGGGGGTGCAGCACCGCGCTAGATGGATCATGATGTCATCCATGCCCTGGATGAGGATCCCCCGGCCTGTCGGCCTTTCCGCTTCCGCAACGACCTTGGCCTCCGGAAGAGGCGGGACCTCTTCAGCAGGCCCTTCCTTGACGAATTTGCGGACGATCTGAATCGGAGAGACCTTTCCATAACCCACTGCGATCAGAAGATCCTCCACCGTCTTGAAGGAAAACATCCGGGCGGCATCTGCCCCCTTTTCCTTCAAAAACTCGGCGAAGTCGATTTGGTGTTTCCGGAACTCGCGTGAGCAGAGATCCCGTCCGAGGGCGAGACCTTTTTCTCTCTCCTCCGCATGGATCCACTGGCGGATACGGGCAAGGGCCTTACTCGTCTTGGCGAGCTTGAGCCAGTCCCGGCTCGGTACGTGATGAGGTGACGTCACGATCTCCACCACGTCCCCATTCTGGAGCACGTAGTTGAGGGGAACGAGACGTCCGTTGACCTTGGCTCCGGAACAGTGATGGCCGACCTCGGTGTGGACCCCGTAGGCGAAATCTATGGGTGTGGCCCCCCGGGGAAACTCCTTCACATCTCCCTGGGGGGTAAAGACATAGACCTCGTTTGGAAAGAGATCCATCTTTACAGACTCGAGAAACTGCCTCGGGTCTTCTAATTCCTTCTGCCACTCGATGAGTTGATTGAGCCAATCGAACGAATGCTGCCTCTCCTTTGTGACGATCTCCCCTTCTTTGTAAAGCCAGTGGGCAGCTATACCCTCGCGGGCCACCCTGTCCATCTCCTCGGTGCGGATCTGGACCTCCATCCGCTCCCCGTACGGCCCGATCACCGTGGTGTGGAGTGACTGGTACATATTGGCCTTGGGGAGGCTGATGTAGTCCTTGAATCGGCCTGGAACCTGCCTCCAGAGGGAGTGTATGAGTCCGAGGGCCTCGTAACACTCCTGAGGGGTATGAAGGATGATCCTGAAGGCTATGAGGTCATAGATCTCGTCGATCGTCACATTTCTGAGCCTCATCTTGCGAAATATGCTGAAGAGGTGCTTCGGACGGCCAAGGACCCGGCCCGACAGGCCGTATTCGGCCAGTTTCCGCGCGATGATCTCCTTGACCTCCTCTACGTAGGCCTTCCTTTCACCGAGCCGCTCCTCAACCGCGGCCTTGAGGCTACGGTATTCATCCGGGTAGAGGTGTTCGAAGGCGAAATCCTCGAGCTCGCGCTTGATCCAGTCGATACCGAGCCGACCCGCAAGTGGTGCGTAGATGTCGAGGGTCTCCCTGGCGATGTCCGCCCGCTTTTGTTCCTTCTGAAATCCGAGGGTCCGCATGTTGTGGAGCCGGTCGGCCAGCTTAACAAGAAGGACCCGGATGTCCTTGGACATGGCCAGAATCATCTTGCGGATGTTGTCCGCCTGCTTCTGGATCCGGCTTTGGACATGGATCTTGGAAAGTTTCGTGACCCCGTCCACGATCCTGGCCACATCAGGGCCGAACAGGTCCTCAATGGTCTCTATGGTCGCGAGGGTATCCTCGACGGTGTCATGCAGAAGGCCCGCTGCGATGCTCGCGGTATCGAGCTTGAGCTGGGCAAGGATATGGGCCACGGCAAGCGGGTGGGACAGGTAAGGCTCTCCGGAGAGCCTCACT is part of the Deltaproteobacteria bacterium genome and encodes:
- a CDS encoding ComF family protein, encoding MRGLLSPAFAHLLDCLFPPTCAACGKPIADSRVGRLCPACRESVERIVSPICLRCGQPFDGPFGTDHVCGRCLSSPPHYDRARSLFLFAGPVRELVHRVKYAGCGHALRAICSLVKEDLDARDERVSGLVVPVPLHPRRLRSRGFNQSLRIARGIFSADMVCVDLVAKVRDTRPQTGLDAVERAGNVRGAFALVRPIPYGIRRVTLLDDVYTTGATVSECARVLKKGGVKEVHVLTVARTPVS
- the mltG gene encoding endolytic transglycosylase MltG → MKILKDLWWLFLGYAIFLGIYESALTLDRWMGPKEPGSKVTITISIPRGTGLVEIARLLEEEGAIASRHALVLLALWEGKAGKIQAGEYLFSPAQSVSQILDDLVAGNVLKHMVTIPEGFTMFDIARLIEEAGLVSQESFLFAARDRRLLNDLHIPAESAEGFLFPDTYAFTRDVTAESMIRTMVGRFWEVWQEDFARLAEERDISAHETVTLASIVEKEAAVAEERPLIASVFWNRLQKSMPLQADPTVSYGILEEESAAPKRVTASLLRHHSPYNTYLVKGLPQGPISNPGRDSLRAVLQPAQTSYLFFVSKGNGRHHFSSTLKEHNQAVWRYLKKPMDETKSKSDTSQEDKGVDSFSFGEKTDSEAAK
- a CDS encoding integration host factor subunit beta, which encodes MSPDRTVLRKKDLVDRLSKDFTDISRGDMGLVVEIVFDAIMGALSAGDRVEIRGIGSFQVHESGPDVFRNPKSGAVFPCRKRKRITFKPGRSLRSL
- the icd gene encoding isocitrate dehydrogenase (NADP(+)), which encodes MKPGKITIGEGGSIHVPDCPIVPFIEGDGIGPDIWKATKLVLDWAVEKAYGGGKKISWVEVLAGEKAYKETGSWLPEETLASIREHVVAIKGPLATPVGGGIRSLNVTLRQELDLYACVRPVRHFRGVPSPVKHPEAVDMVIFRENTEDVYAGIEWEAESEDARKVIAFFEKEMGCRIRPDSGIGIKPISRFGTERLVRKAIRYALDTGRPSVTLVHKGNIMKYTEGAFRAWGYELAAREFADVAVSEEDLWNSYGGKVPEGKVVIKDRIADAMFQQILLRPREYSVLAMPNLNGDYMSDALAAQVGGLGMAPGANIGDGYAIFEATHGTAPKYAGLDKVNPGSLILSGAMMLDYLGWREAADLVRRAIEAAILRKTVTYDLARQIDGATEVRCSEFAAAITAAM
- a CDS encoding radical SAM protein; the protein is MPSRRLGRSLGVDILPRKTCNLNCIYCELGPTKTYACVRAEYTPVLEICREINEVIAGGVEFDALTITASGEPTLHASLGKILACARALTDRPLTVLTNGTLFVDPAVRRDVAPADIVLPSLDAALARSFRRVDRPALCVDFEGIVSGLESLRKEFAGRIWLETLLVKGVNDTEEDLTALRHAYARIRPDAVQLNTVARPPAVSWARPLIGHELEEARAFLQQGLGVPIEIVVDSKKGLAEGFHPLLEREILDMLLRRPMRQDEIADLFGCGEDAVSRVITGLLAQGRVREEDFEGKTYYRAAEGI
- the ybgF gene encoding tol-pal system protein YbgF, which gives rise to MSARSVLLSATAVISAALIPGCAPVEQIDLLERRVNSLALEQATLRQEVLGKKTEEGAVQSNVASIGNRIDVLQSEILRINGQLEQLAYAKEQDRARIEALEQKISGGQAPPPPPGETGPVTGTVPGAPPHAAAPPPAAAAPPAEPNYYEQGVAFFKQGQHKDSIKSFQAYLEKNPKGDLADNAYFWMGENEFKLERYEEAILDYQKLLDGFPNSNKAPDAMYKQGLAFMKLGDHVGARIVFQKLVKKYPSSSQAAQAKEQLAKLK